A portion of the Segatella copri DSM 18205 genome contains these proteins:
- a CDS encoding DEAD/DEAH box helicase has product MAKNNKQAANQDGSSTKKTTKKKKKVKVSHIVKPENMTLEEWQIKLRKQVTDIEHFDISCVDDALCPGEYIVRNPEKNNEYKVVYRGANSEWNYCSCMDFKTSRLGTCKHIEAVKKWFGGKRGVHVHRELPPYTSVYLSYRDERCVKIRIGSDNKEAYEQLAKDYFDKNHVLKKSAYARIGSFLKQARQISDTFRCYKDAIDFIIDIREKAKRMKIVKTYDDEKLNNLLKVNLYPYQKEGIRFAAKAGKAIIADEMGLGKTIQAIGTAELLRKEGLIGSVLILCPTSLKYQWRSEIKKFTDAEVFVIEGSHLKRKEAYNRPEPYKIISYNSAANDIKILGCLQTDMLIMDEVQRLKNWNTQISRAARKIESDYSVILSGTPLENKLDELYSIVEFVDNFRLAPYYLFKDKHIITDETGKVLGYKNLNDIGKKLGDILIRRRKKEVKLQMPERSDKNLFIPMTNEQMEMHQEWQNQVRLLVLKWRRMHFLSDKDRKRLLLFLSQMRMVCDSSYILDQKTRYDTKVDECVNIISDIISEEGEKVVVFSQWERMTRLIAKELEKKEIGFEYLHGGVPSEKRKNLVDNFMNEPSSRVFLSTDAGSTGLNLQSAATIINIDLPWNPAVLEQRIGRIYRLGQQNNIQVINLVTPDSIEQEMLGKLRFKTSMFEGVLDDGEDSVFITDDKFSKMMETVSGMVEEDEETEKARNKHKSNENKEEVSIQQQTNSSSNRESVSNRSSQPKDLVAQGISFLSGLAETLKSPEATAQLVDSIVEKDEQTGETSIKIPVESKETVSNLLNLIGKLFAK; this is encoded by the coding sequence ATGGCAAAGAATAATAAGCAGGCAGCTAACCAAGACGGTAGCAGCACCAAGAAGACTACAAAGAAAAAGAAGAAAGTCAAGGTTTCGCATATCGTGAAACCAGAAAACATGACTTTAGAGGAATGGCAAATCAAACTGCGCAAGCAGGTGACCGATATCGAGCACTTCGATATCAGTTGTGTTGATGACGCCCTTTGCCCTGGAGAGTATATCGTTCGCAACCCTGAAAAGAACAACGAGTACAAGGTGGTGTATCGTGGAGCCAACAGCGAATGGAATTATTGTTCCTGCATGGATTTCAAGACTTCGAGACTCGGCACTTGCAAACATATCGAAGCCGTCAAGAAATGGTTTGGCGGAAAGAGGGGCGTACATGTACATCGGGAATTGCCACCTTATACTTCTGTCTATCTCTCCTATCGGGATGAGCGATGCGTAAAGATTCGTATCGGCTCAGACAACAAGGAGGCATACGAACAGTTAGCCAAAGATTACTTTGACAAGAACCATGTCTTGAAGAAATCAGCCTATGCCCGCATTGGCTCTTTCTTGAAACAAGCTCGCCAAATCAGCGATACATTCAGATGCTATAAAGATGCCATTGACTTTATCATCGATATTCGCGAAAAAGCGAAAAGAATGAAGATTGTGAAGACATACGATGACGAGAAACTCAACAATCTTTTGAAAGTAAACCTCTATCCTTACCAGAAAGAGGGCATCCGCTTTGCTGCAAAGGCAGGAAAGGCTATCATTGCCGACGAGATGGGTCTCGGAAAGACAATCCAAGCTATAGGTACTGCCGAACTGCTACGCAAGGAAGGTCTTATTGGCTCTGTACTCATCCTCTGCCCTACCTCGCTCAAATATCAATGGCGAAGTGAAATCAAGAAGTTTACTGATGCCGAAGTCTTCGTCATAGAGGGAAGTCATCTCAAGAGAAAGGAAGCGTACAATCGCCCGGAACCTTACAAGATTATTTCCTATAATAGTGCCGCCAATGACATCAAGATACTCGGCTGTTTGCAAACCGATATGCTCATCATGGACGAGGTGCAGCGCCTGAAGAACTGGAACACGCAGATTTCCCGTGCGGCAAGAAAGATAGAATCAGATTACTCCGTAATTCTATCCGGTACCCCATTGGAGAACAAGCTCGATGAACTCTACTCTATCGTGGAGTTTGTTGATAATTTCCGCCTTGCCCCTTACTACCTCTTCAAAGACAAGCATATCATTACTGATGAAACAGGAAAAGTTCTGGGTTATAAGAACTTAAACGACATAGGCAAGAAGCTGGGCGATATTCTCATCCGTCGTCGCAAGAAGGAAGTGAAACTCCAGATGCCTGAGCGTTCTGACAAGAACCTTTTCATTCCGATGACCAACGAGCAGATGGAGATGCATCAGGAGTGGCAGAACCAGGTACGTCTCCTGGTTCTGAAATGGCGCAGGATGCATTTCCTATCCGATAAAGACCGCAAGCGTCTCCTGCTCTTCCTCTCACAGATGCGCATGGTATGTGACAGCAGTTATATCCTCGACCAAAAGACGAGATACGACACCAAGGTGGATGAATGCGTGAACATCATCAGCGACATTATCAGCGAGGAAGGTGAAAAGGTTGTGGTATTCAGTCAATGGGAACGCATGACCCGCCTCATCGCCAAGGAACTGGAGAAAAAAGAAATAGGCTTTGAATATCTGCATGGTGGCGTGCCATCCGAAAAGCGCAAAAACCTGGTAGATAATTTCATGAACGAACCATCGAGCCGGGTTTTCCTCTCTACTGATGCCGGAAGCACAGGTTTGAACCTGCAGTCAGCCGCTACCATCATCAACATCGACTTACCTTGGAATCCTGCCGTTCTCGAACAGCGTATCGGGCGCATCTATCGCCTTGGTCAGCAGAACAACATCCAGGTTATCAATCTCGTAACACCTGATTCCATCGAGCAGGAAATGCTTGGTAAGTTGCGTTTCAAGACCTCCATGTTTGAAGGCGTTCTTGATGACGGTGAAGATTCTGTATTCATCACAGATGATAAGTTCAGCAAGATGATGGAAACAGTGAGCGGTATGGTGGAAGAGGACGAAGAAACAGAGAAGGCTCGCAACAAACATAAATCTAACGAGAATAAAGAAGAGGTTTCCATCCAGCAGCAAACGAACTCATCTTCGAACAGAGAATCTGTCTCTAATCGCTCAAGTCAGCCAAAGGATTTGGTAGCCCAAGGAATATCTTTCCTCTCAGGCTTAGCCGAAACCTTAAAGTCGCCAGAAGCCACAGCCCAGCTGGTTGATTCCATCGTTGAGAAAGACGAGCAGACAGGCGAAACCTCCATCAAGATACCTGTGGAGAGCAAAGAGACTGTCTCTAATCTCTTAAATCTCATAGGAAAGTTGTTTGCAAAATAA
- the lgt gene encoding prolipoprotein diacylglyceryl transferase, whose product MIANLLNYIVWDPDPILAHLGPMTIRYYSTCWMIGLLLGYLLMSKLYKQQGLSDEKFSPLFLYIFIGVLIGGRLGHCIFYQPEYFLTQWDHFIEMLIPVHHMPDGSWKFTGYEGLSSHGGVFGMFIGIWLYCRNMKVSGWVVLDNMGICSGITATFIRLGNLMNSEIIGKVTDVPWAFIFVREDQYPRHPGQLYEALAYFCFFLLILFIYKKRGPKSVGTGFYFGLCLTLIFTFRFFIEYTKEIQVAFEAGLPMDMGQILSIPLIIAGVWSIASSTKRAKEKNVEAK is encoded by the coding sequence ATGATAGCAAATCTGCTTAACTATATCGTATGGGACCCAGACCCAATCCTGGCTCATCTGGGTCCTATGACCATCCGCTACTATTCCACCTGCTGGATGATCGGTCTGCTGCTGGGCTATCTGCTCATGAGCAAGCTCTACAAGCAGCAGGGGCTTTCAGATGAGAAGTTCTCTCCACTGTTTCTCTACATCTTTATCGGTGTATTGATAGGTGGCCGTCTGGGACATTGCATCTTCTATCAGCCGGAATATTTCCTCACCCAGTGGGATCACTTCATCGAGATGCTGATACCTGTTCACCACATGCCTGACGGCAGCTGGAAATTTACGGGTTATGAGGGACTGTCTAGCCACGGAGGCGTATTCGGAATGTTCATCGGCATCTGGCTCTATTGCCGCAACATGAAGGTGAGCGGCTGGGTTGTGCTCGATAATATGGGTATCTGCTCAGGCATTACAGCCACCTTTATCCGTTTGGGCAATCTGATGAATTCAGAGATTATCGGTAAGGTAACCGATGTGCCTTGGGCATTTATCTTCGTTCGCGAAGACCAGTATCCACGCCATCCGGGTCAGCTCTATGAGGCATTGGCTTATTTCTGCTTCTTCCTCCTCATCCTCTTCATCTACAAGAAGAGAGGACCTAAGAGCGTAGGCACCGGTTTCTATTTCGGTCTTTGCCTTACTCTCATCTTCACCTTCCGTTTCTTCATCGAATATACCAAGGAGATTCAGGTGGCATTCGAGGCAGGTCTGCCTATGGATATGGGACAGATATTGAGCATTCCGCTCATCATCGCCGGTGTATGGAGCATTGCTTCCAGCACAAAGAGAGCGAAAGAAAAGAACGTAGAGGCAAAATAA
- the mutS gene encoding DNA mismatch repair protein MutS produces the protein MANDNKGLTPMMRQFFEMKSKHPEALLLFRCGDFYETYCEDAVEASRILGITLTRRNNGGSTGTTEMAGFPHHALDTYLPKLIRAGKRVAVCDQLEDPKKKRLEIKGKKGLSQMDKMVKRGITELVTPGVAMGDNVLNYKENNFLAAVHFGKTACGVSFLDISTGEFLTGEGTYDYVEKLMGNFMPKEVLYDRARKNDFEKYFGSKYCTFELDDWVFTEQTALQKLLGHFKTKSLKGFGVEHLKNGVIASGAIMQYLEITQHTQINHITALSRIEEDKFVRMDRFTIRSLELVAPMQEDGSSLLNVIDRTVTAMGGRMLRRWLVFPLKDVKPINERLDIVEYFFKEPEFRQLLDDQLHRISDLERIISKVAVGRVSPREVVQLKNALEAIKPIKVACQHATNEALKRVGEQLNVCETLKDRIAREIQPDPPQLVNKGDVIADGFNAELDDLRAISRHGKDYLLKIQEREIEKTGISSLKVGYNNVFGYYLEVRNTFKDKVPEEWIRKQTLAQAERYITQELKEYEEKILGADEKILVLEAQLFNELIAAMQEYIPQIQINANLIARMDCLLSFAKTSDENRYVRPIVDDSEVLDIKQGRHPVIETQLPLGERYVPNDVLLDTEKQQIMMITGPNMAGKSALLRQTALIVLLAQVGCFVPAESARVGLVDKIFTRVGASDNISLGESTFMVEMTEAANILNNVSPRSLVLFDELGRGTSTYDGISIAWAIVEYLHEHKKAQARTLFATHYHELNEMEKNFPRIKNFNVSVREVDGKVIFLRKLEPGGSEHSFGIHVAEIAGMPRSIVNRANVILKQLEDDNAGVGGAGKPNVQHIDEPKDGVQLSFFQLDDPVLTQIRDEILGLDVNNLTPVEALNKLNDIKKILLGR, from the coding sequence ATGGCAAACGATAATAAAGGTCTTACACCGATGATGAGACAGTTTTTCGAGATGAAATCGAAACATCCCGAAGCGCTGCTGCTCTTCCGTTGCGGTGACTTCTACGAAACTTACTGCGAAGATGCGGTGGAGGCATCCCGTATACTCGGCATTACGCTGACACGACGTAACAATGGCGGTTCTACGGGCACGACCGAGATGGCAGGATTCCCTCATCATGCTCTGGATACCTATCTGCCTAAACTCATCAGGGCGGGTAAGCGCGTAGCGGTATGCGACCAGCTGGAAGACCCGAAGAAGAAACGACTCGAAATAAAAGGTAAGAAGGGACTGAGCCAGATGGACAAGATGGTGAAGCGAGGTATTACCGAACTCGTTACGCCGGGTGTGGCGATGGGAGATAACGTACTGAACTACAAGGAGAACAACTTCCTGGCAGCCGTACACTTCGGCAAGACCGCCTGCGGTGTGAGCTTTCTGGATATCTCGACCGGAGAGTTTCTTACCGGCGAGGGAACCTACGACTATGTAGAAAAACTGATGGGCAACTTCATGCCGAAAGAGGTGCTCTACGACCGCGCCCGAAAGAATGACTTCGAGAAATATTTCGGCAGCAAATACTGTACCTTCGAACTGGATGACTGGGTTTTCACCGAACAGACAGCCCTGCAGAAACTCCTGGGACATTTCAAGACAAAATCTCTGAAAGGTTTCGGTGTAGAGCATCTCAAGAACGGCGTGATAGCCAGTGGTGCCATCATGCAGTATCTCGAGATTACCCAGCATACACAGATTAATCATATCACCGCCCTTTCACGTATCGAAGAAGATAAGTTCGTGCGTATGGATAGGTTTACCATCCGCAGTCTGGAGCTGGTTGCCCCTATGCAGGAAGACGGTTCTTCTCTCCTGAATGTCATCGACCGTACGGTAACGGCGATGGGCGGACGTATGCTCAGACGCTGGCTGGTCTTCCCGTTGAAAGATGTGAAACCTATCAACGAGCGTCTCGACATCGTGGAATATTTCTTCAAGGAACCGGAATTCCGACAGCTTCTCGATGACCAGCTGCATCGCATCAGCGACCTGGAGCGTATCATTTCCAAAGTGGCCGTGGGTAGAGTTTCGCCTCGCGAAGTGGTTCAGCTGAAGAATGCACTCGAAGCCATCAAGCCTATCAAGGTGGCATGCCAGCATGCTACGAACGAGGCTCTGAAGCGGGTAGGCGAGCAGCTGAACGTATGCGAGACCCTGAAAGACCGTATAGCCAGGGAAATACAGCCCGATCCGCCACAGCTGGTCAATAAGGGTGACGTGATAGCCGACGGATTCAATGCCGAACTTGACGACCTTCGTGCCATCAGCCGCCACGGCAAGGATTATCTGCTCAAGATACAGGAAAGGGAGATAGAAAAGACAGGAATTTCGAGTCTGAAGGTAGGTTACAATAATGTTTTCGGATACTATCTGGAGGTGAGAAATACCTTTAAGGATAAGGTGCCTGAGGAGTGGATACGCAAGCAGACGCTGGCTCAGGCAGAGCGTTATATCACCCAGGAACTGAAGGAATATGAGGAAAAGATTCTCGGTGCTGATGAGAAGATTCTGGTATTGGAAGCACAGCTCTTCAACGAACTGATAGCTGCCATGCAGGAGTATATTCCGCAGATACAGATCAATGCCAACCTCATCGCCCGTATGGACTGTCTTTTGTCATTTGCAAAGACATCTGACGAGAACCGCTACGTGCGCCCTATCGTCGATGATTCTGAGGTGCTAGACATCAAGCAGGGCAGGCATCCGGTGATTGAAACCCAACTGCCGCTGGGCGAACGCTATGTACCTAACGATGTGCTGCTCGATACTGAGAAACAGCAGATCATGATGATTACCGGTCCTAACATGGCTGGTAAATCGGCTCTGCTGCGCCAGACCGCCCTTATCGTGCTGCTGGCACAGGTAGGCTGTTTTGTGCCCGCAGAGAGCGCCCGAGTGGGACTGGTGGATAAAATCTTCACACGTGTAGGTGCAAGTGACAATATATCGCTCGGCGAATCGACCTTCATGGTAGAGATGACCGAGGCAGCAAACATCCTGAACAACGTTTCTCCGCGCTCGCTGGTGCTCTTTGATGAGCTGGGAAGAGGTACTTCTACCTACGATGGTATTTCCATTGCCTGGGCTATTGTAGAATATCTGCACGAACATAAGAAGGCGCAGGCACGTACGCTCTTTGCTACCCACTATCATGAGCTCAACGAGATGGAGAAGAACTTCCCTCGCATCAAGAACTTCAATGTGAGTGTGAGAGAGGTGGACGGAAAGGTAATCTTCCTGCGTAAACTGGAACCGGGAGGCAGTGAGCACTCTTTCGGTATCCATGTGGCAGAGATTGCCGGTATGCCTCGCAGCATAGTGAACCGTGCCAATGTGATTCTCAAACAGTTGGAGGATGACAATGCCGGGGTTGGCGGTGCCGGTAAACCGAACGTACAGCACATCGATGAACCTAAGGATGGTGTGCAGCTCAGTTTCTTCCAGCTCGATGATCCTGTACTGACGCAGATACGTGATGAAATACTCGGGCTGGATGTGAACAATCTCACTCCAGTAGAGGCATTGAACAAGCTCAATGACATCAAGAAGATTCTGCTGGGAAGATAA
- a CDS encoding desulfoferrodoxin gives MTKVREIYRCQICGNVVEVVNPGAVLSCCGEPMKLMKENTSDGAKEKHVPVIEPIEGGYRVTVGSVEHPMLPEHYIQWIELLTPTDVLRHELKPGEKPEAIFLTNAEAKDVTAREYCNLHGLWKGVIEG, from the coding sequence ATGACAAAAGTTAGAGAAATCTACCGCTGCCAGATTTGTGGCAATGTAGTAGAAGTTGTAAACCCAGGAGCCGTGCTCAGTTGCTGTGGCGAGCCGATGAAACTGATGAAGGAAAACACCAGCGATGGCGCCAAAGAGAAGCACGTGCCTGTGATAGAACCTATTGAGGGCGGCTATCGCGTAACAGTAGGAAGTGTGGAGCATCCGATGCTACCAGAGCATTACATCCAATGGATAGAATTGCTCACCCCTACCGATGTGCTTCGTCACGAGTTGAAGCCAGGCGAAAAGCCTGAAGCTATCTTCCTGACCAACGCAGAAGCCAAGGATGTTACGGCTCGCGAATACTGCAACCTTCACGGGTTGTGGAAAGGAGTAATCGAAGGATAA
- the dinD gene encoding DNA damage-inducible protein D, with the protein MKEEEIKELFEQFEAIANEYEGVECWSARELAQVLGYSKWERFEGVIERAKDACINAGEMVEYHFPGVGKMIPLAKGAQREVKDYMLTRYACYLIAQNGDPRKPQISFAQNYFAVQTRRAELVQKRLLEYERVQARAKLAETEKRLSGVLYERGVDSKGFAIIRSLGDKALFNLDTALLKRKLGAPNSRPLADFLPTLNIKAKDFAAEMTSVNVQQKDLHGQQSICQEHVDNNKAVRNMMLQRGIVPENLPAGEDVKKVERRLKSDEKTLTKKNSKKK; encoded by the coding sequence ATGAAGGAAGAAGAAATCAAAGAATTGTTCGAGCAATTCGAAGCTATCGCCAACGAATACGAAGGCGTAGAATGTTGGAGTGCAAGAGAACTTGCACAAGTGTTGGGTTATTCCAAATGGGAAAGATTTGAAGGAGTCATCGAGCGAGCTAAAGACGCTTGTATCAACGCTGGCGAAATGGTAGAATATCATTTTCCCGGCGTTGGGAAAATGATACCTCTTGCTAAAGGTGCTCAGCGTGAAGTCAAAGACTACATGCTGACTCGTTATGCTTGCTATCTCATTGCCCAAAACGGTGATCCACGCAAGCCACAAATCTCTTTTGCCCAAAACTACTTTGCCGTACAAACTCGCCGAGCAGAATTGGTGCAAAAGCGTTTGCTGGAATACGAACGTGTACAAGCACGTGCAAAACTTGCAGAAACAGAGAAGCGTCTCTCTGGGGTGCTGTATGAAAGAGGAGTGGACAGCAAAGGCTTTGCCATCATTCGCTCACTAGGTGACAAGGCGTTGTTTAATCTCGACACGGCTCTTCTCAAACGTAAATTGGGTGCTCCTAACAGCCGACCTCTCGCCGATTTCCTTCCAACACTAAATATTAAAGCTAAAGATTTTGCTGCAGAAATGACTTCTGTCAACGTTCAGCAAAAGGATTTACATGGTCAGCAATCTATCTGTCAAGAGCATGTCGATAATAATAAGGCTGTTCGTAATATGATGCTCCAACGTGGCATTGTACCAGAAAATCTTCCTGCAGGTGAAGACGTCAAGAAAGTAGAACGCAGATTAAAATCTGACGAAAAGACATTGACCAAAAAGAATAGCAAAAAGAAATAA
- the ychF gene encoding redox-regulated ATPase YchF translates to MALKCGIVGLPNVGKSTLFNCLSSAKAQAANFPFCTIEPNLGVITVPDERLNKLAEIVHPGRIVPATCEIVDIAGLVKGASKGEGLGNKFLGNIRECDAIIHVIRCFDDDNIVREGGAKVDPLEDKSVIDTELQLKDLETIESQLTKQKKTAAAGNKDAKTMVTVLEAYKAELEQGKNARGVTFESKEEQKVAHDLFLLTTKPVLYVANVDEASAKTGNEYSKKVEEIAKEEGAECMVIAAKTEEDIASLETYEDKLMFLEELGLEESGVNRLIKKAYALLNLETFITAGEMEVKAWTYHKGWKAPQCAGVIHTDFEKGFIRAEVIKYDDYIKYGSEAAVREAGKLGIEGKEYVVQDGDIMHFRFNV, encoded by the coding sequence ATGGCATTAAAATGTGGTATTGTAGGCCTCCCAAACGTGGGTAAGTCTACACTGTTCAATTGTCTGTCTAGTGCAAAGGCACAGGCAGCTAACTTCCCTTTCTGTACTATCGAACCAAACTTGGGCGTCATCACCGTACCAGATGAGCGACTCAACAAGTTGGCAGAGATTGTTCACCCAGGACGCATCGTCCCAGCTACTTGCGAAATCGTGGATATCGCAGGTCTCGTAAAGGGTGCCAGCAAGGGCGAAGGTCTTGGTAATAAATTCTTGGGAAATATCCGTGAGTGCGATGCTATCATCCACGTAATCCGCTGTTTCGACGATGACAACATCGTTCGCGAGGGTGGCGCTAAGGTTGATCCTTTGGAGGATAAGAGCGTCATCGATACAGAGTTGCAGCTCAAGGACCTGGAAACTATCGAATCTCAGCTTACCAAGCAGAAGAAGACTGCTGCAGCAGGCAACAAGGATGCTAAGACGATGGTTACCGTTCTGGAGGCTTACAAGGCCGAACTGGAGCAGGGAAAGAACGCTCGTGGCGTTACTTTCGAAAGCAAGGAAGAGCAGAAGGTGGCTCACGACCTCTTCCTCCTCACTACCAAGCCTGTGCTCTACGTAGCCAATGTTGACGAGGCTTCTGCCAAGACCGGCAACGAGTATAGCAAGAAGGTAGAGGAAATCGCCAAGGAAGAAGGTGCTGAGTGCATGGTCATCGCTGCAAAGACAGAGGAAGACATCGCATCGCTCGAAACCTACGAGGACAAACTGATGTTCCTCGAAGAACTCGGATTGGAAGAGAGCGGCGTAAACCGACTCATCAAGAAGGCATATGCCCTGCTGAACCTCGAAACATTCATCACCGCAGGTGAGATGGAGGTCAAGGCATGGACCTATCACAAGGGCTGGAAGGCTCCTCAGTGTGCCGGCGTCATCCATACCGACTTCGAGAAGGGATTCATCCGTGCAGAGGTTATCAAGTATGATGACTATATCAAGTATGGCTCTGAAGCTGCTGTACGTGAGGCAGGTAAGCTCGGCATCGAGGGCAAGGAGTACGTCGTACAGGATGGTGACATCATGCACTTCCGCTTCAATGTATAA
- the rd gene encoding rubredoxin, with protein MKKYVCDVCGWIYDPEVGDPEGGIASGTAFEDIPDDWVCPLCGVGKEDFSPVEE; from the coding sequence ATGAAGAAATATGTTTGCGACGTGTGTGGTTGGATTTATGATCCAGAAGTAGGTGATCCAGAGGGCGGCATCGCTTCAGGTACAGCATTCGAAGACATCCCAGATGATTGGGTTTGCCCTCTTTGCGGAGTAGGCAAGGAAGATTTCAGCCCTGTAGAGGAATAA